One region of Nitrospinaceae bacterium genomic DNA includes:
- a CDS encoding crossover junction endodeoxyribonuclease RuvC — MGIDPGSNCTGYGLVKEVGGQPRVIHWGAVRTRPKQAFPERLKMIYNELVRVIREFSPDVVVVEDLFFAKNVKSALKLGQTRGAILMAAINEEVALAEYSPLEVKQSVVGYGRADKTQVQDMVTALLGLKEKPEPFDAADALAVAICHLHTAESQSRLQTHRSR, encoded by the coding sequence ATGGGAATCGATCCCGGAAGCAACTGCACAGGCTACGGCCTGGTGAAAGAGGTCGGGGGACAACCGCGTGTGATTCACTGGGGGGCTGTGCGTACCAGACCAAAGCAAGCGTTCCCGGAGCGGTTGAAGATGATATATAATGAACTGGTCCGGGTGATCCGGGAATTTTCTCCCGATGTGGTGGTGGTGGAGGATTTGTTTTTCGCCAAGAACGTCAAGTCCGCTCTCAAGCTCGGGCAAACGCGGGGAGCGATTCTCATGGCCGCTATCAATGAAGAAGTGGCGCTTGCCGAGTACAGTCCGCTGGAAGTCAAACAGTCCGTCGTCGGTTATGGCCGCGCGGACAAAACCCAGGTTCAGGACATGGTGACGGCGCTTCTCGGACTTAAAGAAAAACCTGAACCGTTCGACGCCGCGGACGCTCTGGCCGTGGCCATCTGCCACCTGCACACGGCGGAAAGCCAGTCCCGTTTGCAAACGCACCGCTCCCGATGA
- the ggtA_1 gene encoding gamma-glutamyltransferase produces the protein MVATQEARATQIGLEVLKKGGNAVDAAVAVGFALAVTLPRAGNIGGGGFMLIHMAKTGKTVALDYREKAPEAATHDMYINPLGRVVKMLSRSSYQSVGVPGSVAGLAAALEKYGTLPLSDLIAPAIQLAEEGMVVNDDHVATLTKGRTRLQFWPETAKIFYKPDGSVFERGEILVQKDLAGSLRQIAEQGPRVFYEGAISEKIVADMEANGGLITRKDLKDYDVVFREPVRGSYRGYEIVAMPPPSSGGIHVIQLLNTLEPYPIQNLGHNSADTIHLMAEAMKLAFADRSKHLGDSDYWQVPIMGLTSKAYATQLRNSIDPNRARPASEIGPGNPIPYESNETTHFSIIDKEGNTVSNTTTINFSFGTGIVAKGTGILLNNEMENFTAKVGVPNAYGLLGGYANVIHLRKRPLSSMSPMLVLKKGKPFLATGSPGGPRIIPTMLQIIMNVIDHRMNIAEATNARRFHHQWKPDELRIEKGFNQDTLRLLKKKGHHLIEKNAIGSTQSVMRTDDGLFGASDPRRMGALTLGY, from the coding sequence ATGGTGGCCACTCAAGAAGCGAGGGCGACCCAGATTGGCCTCGAGGTTCTTAAAAAAGGCGGAAACGCCGTGGATGCGGCGGTGGCGGTCGGGTTTGCCCTGGCGGTCACCCTTCCCCGGGCGGGAAATATTGGTGGCGGGGGGTTCATGTTGATCCATATGGCCAAAACCGGCAAAACCGTCGCCCTGGACTACCGTGAAAAAGCCCCGGAAGCGGCAACCCACGACATGTATATTAATCCTCTGGGACGCGTGGTCAAAATGCTTTCCCGCTCCAGTTATCAGTCCGTAGGGGTTCCGGGTTCCGTTGCGGGATTGGCTGCAGCCCTTGAAAAATACGGAACCCTGCCTTTAAGCGACCTCATAGCTCCTGCGATTCAACTGGCTGAGGAGGGGATGGTCGTCAACGATGATCATGTTGCCACACTCACCAAGGGACGCACCCGGCTCCAGTTTTGGCCAGAAACGGCAAAAATTTTTTATAAGCCTGACGGCTCGGTTTTTGAAAGGGGAGAAATTCTGGTGCAAAAGGACCTGGCAGGATCTTTAAGGCAGATTGCCGAACAGGGTCCAAGGGTATTTTATGAAGGGGCCATCTCCGAAAAAATCGTGGCTGACATGGAAGCCAATGGCGGTTTGATCACCAGGAAGGATTTAAAGGACTATGACGTCGTCTTTCGCGAACCGGTCCGAGGCTCTTATCGCGGGTATGAAATTGTGGCAATGCCTCCGCCCAGCTCTGGTGGAATTCATGTGATTCAACTGCTGAACACTTTAGAACCCTACCCCATCCAGAATCTGGGGCATAACAGCGCCGACACGATCCATTTGATGGCAGAAGCCATGAAACTGGCATTTGCGGATCGCAGCAAACATCTGGGCGACTCCGATTATTGGCAGGTTCCCATAATGGGGCTGACTTCCAAAGCCTATGCCACTCAGCTGCGCAACTCCATCGATCCGAACCGGGCCAGGCCGGCGTCTGAGATCGGCCCTGGAAACCCCATCCCCTATGAAAGTAACGAAACCACCCATTTCTCGATCATTGACAAAGAGGGAAATACGGTATCCAACACCACGACCATCAATTTCAGCTTTGGAACTGGAATTGTGGCAAAAGGCACAGGAATTCTTCTCAATAATGAGATGGAAAACTTTACGGCTAAGGTGGGGGTTCCAAATGCCTATGGTCTTTTAGGGGGATATGCCAATGTCATTCACCTAAGGAAGCGGCCCTTGAGTTCCATGTCCCCCATGCTGGTCTTAAAAAAAGGCAAACCTTTCCTTGCCACGGGGAGTCCTGGAGGCCCCCGAATCATCCCGACCATGCTTCAGATCATCATGAACGTGATCGACCACCGGATGAATATTGCCGAGGCAACCAACGCCAGGCGGTTCCATCATCAATGGAAACCGGACGAACTTCGTATCGAAAAAGGGTTCAACCAAGATACCCTCAGGCTGTTAAAGAAAAAAGGCCACCATCTTATCGAAAAAAATGCGATCGGTTCGACTCAATCGGTCATGCGGACAGATGACGGGTTGTTTGGAGCCTCCGATCCACGCAGGATGGGGGCTTTGACTTTGGGGTATTGA
- a CDS encoding spermidine synthase, with the protein MGQFLQVHRSVSFMNSYRNPFLSAIPTLCLFISGAASLVYELVWIRQLTLIFGGTLFAISAVLCAFMIGLALGSWGIVRFLNRQKQHGKAVHPILMYGILEGLIGLYGLGFPLGLKLLEKVYPLALAWAVESGPFLHLIEFSLSTLLMLPPTLMMGATLPLIGSWSIGEKPQRIFSRMSLLYSLNTFGAVFGCLYTQLFAIEYFGIQGTVWTAVAMNTFVLLLCLAYREKPEETQEPPQPSKKSRREKIIDDEPAPSRTLSLLLLFIFIYSGMVSLSSEILWTRVLVFPMGSTLYSFALILATFLFSIALGSLIAEKLLGNSKWILKFLLIELGIGILGIGILPLLEQIPEWTAWADRQFYDLENTAGRTLFIRSLFAFALMLPPTLGFGILFPLANRIHLSLFGTVTGTLGNSYAFNTMGAVLGTVLTPFVFIPLFGIRFSLFAIFALLILLSAVALALYQGGRPVRYALTLSLSALVVYAGYSWSQPTVSTQRLGEHNLARTEINADKEQMRLLDYKEGDFTTLSVVEDVTSGARTLYVNGFSTATVSESIGGSAYMQAMGFVPMALHPNPKRALVVCFGTGNTLGTVSLFPGVEVDGVEIDRNVLSFAKWFSRWNHDVLERPNTRIIVQDGRTFTRWTESQYDVITLEPMSPVQAGVVNLYSKEFYEEALDRLNPDGLMMQWLPLHLIGPEDARAIIKTFQEVYPHTSVWNSFLTRIVLLVGSRQPITLDKNRFDALMRVPALAESAGQMGVRSFLDLTDFFVTDGDRLKPLLKDSPVITDNHPLLEFSPVTLLPPLKWQTDESFLNLLRYRADQRPPVTGLNTLEKDRLERDFEIRTAQRFSVFARRYHGPGEEAFAMKNYPAGLEAIRIYLDANKDAPISLQGAEWKD; encoded by the coding sequence ATGGGACAATTCCTGCAAGTCCATCGCAGTGTTTCCTTCATGAATTCATATCGTAACCCCTTTTTGTCAGCGATCCCCACCCTGTGCCTGTTCATCTCCGGGGCGGCCAGTCTGGTTTACGAACTGGTCTGGATCCGGCAGTTGACGCTAATTTTCGGTGGCACGCTGTTTGCCATCAGCGCGGTCTTGTGCGCGTTCATGATCGGACTCGCGCTTGGATCCTGGGGAATCGTCCGTTTTCTGAATCGACAAAAACAGCATGGGAAGGCCGTCCACCCGATCCTCATGTACGGAATTTTGGAAGGATTGATCGGTCTCTATGGTCTGGGCTTCCCTTTGGGGCTGAAGCTCCTGGAAAAAGTGTATCCTCTGGCTCTGGCCTGGGCGGTCGAATCCGGCCCATTTTTACACCTCATCGAGTTTTCTCTCAGCACCCTGCTCATGCTTCCTCCGACCCTGATGATGGGCGCGACGCTTCCTCTCATCGGCAGTTGGTCCATCGGCGAAAAGCCGCAGCGGATTTTTTCCCGCATGTCTCTCCTCTACAGCCTGAACACCTTTGGCGCGGTCTTCGGCTGTCTGTACACGCAATTGTTCGCCATTGAATATTTCGGCATTCAAGGAACCGTGTGGACAGCGGTCGCCATGAATACTTTCGTCCTGCTGCTCTGCCTTGCCTACCGAGAGAAACCTGAGGAAACTCAAGAACCACCGCAACCCTCTAAAAAGAGCAGACGGGAGAAAATTATCGACGACGAACCGGCTCCGTCGCGAACCCTGAGCCTCCTGCTCCTATTCATCTTCATTTATTCCGGGATGGTCTCGCTCTCCAGCGAAATTCTTTGGACACGGGTTCTGGTTTTTCCCATGGGCAGCACCTTGTACTCCTTCGCCCTGATCCTGGCGACGTTTCTTTTCAGCATTGCCCTGGGAAGCCTGATCGCTGAAAAATTACTGGGAAATTCCAAATGGATTTTGAAATTCCTGCTGATCGAACTGGGAATCGGCATTCTCGGAATCGGCATCCTTCCGCTTCTTGAGCAGATACCCGAATGGACGGCCTGGGCGGACCGGCAATTTTACGATCTGGAAAACACGGCTGGACGAACGCTGTTCATCCGTTCGCTGTTTGCTTTCGCACTGATGCTGCCGCCCACTTTAGGTTTCGGCATTTTGTTCCCTCTGGCCAACCGCATTCATTTGTCATTATTCGGCACAGTCACCGGGACTCTCGGAAACAGTTATGCCTTCAACACGATGGGCGCTGTGCTGGGAACCGTTCTCACCCCCTTCGTGTTCATCCCCCTGTTTGGCATCCGGTTCTCGCTGTTCGCCATTTTCGCCCTGCTCATCCTTTTGTCCGCCGTGGCGCTGGCGCTTTATCAGGGCGGACGTCCGGTTCGATACGCTCTCACACTGTCTTTGTCTGCGCTGGTCGTTTACGCAGGCTATTCCTGGTCGCAACCGACCGTCTCGACCCAGCGCCTGGGTGAGCACAACCTGGCGCGCACGGAGATCAACGCCGACAAAGAACAGATGCGTTTATTGGATTACAAGGAAGGCGATTTCACCACTCTGAGCGTGGTCGAAGATGTGACATCGGGCGCGCGCACGCTTTATGTGAACGGCTTCAGCACCGCGACGGTCTCCGAATCCATCGGCGGCAGTGCTTACATGCAGGCGATGGGATTCGTGCCGATGGCGCTTCACCCCAACCCCAAACGCGCGCTGGTGGTTTGTTTCGGGACGGGCAACACCCTGGGAACGGTGTCTTTATTCCCCGGCGTGGAGGTCGACGGCGTGGAGATTGATCGTAATGTTTTATCATTCGCCAAATGGTTTTCGCGCTGGAATCACGATGTGCTGGAGCGGCCCAACACCCGCATCATCGTACAGGACGGACGCACCTTCACGCGCTGGACCGAATCCCAATACGATGTCATCACCCTGGAACCGATGTCGCCCGTTCAGGCGGGTGTGGTCAATCTTTATTCAAAGGAATTTTATGAAGAGGCCCTTGACCGCTTGAATCCGGATGGACTCATGATGCAGTGGCTGCCGCTCCATCTGATCGGGCCGGAAGACGCGCGCGCTATTATCAAAACCTTTCAGGAGGTGTATCCGCATACTTCCGTCTGGAACAGTTTTCTGACGCGCATCGTCCTGCTGGTGGGTTCCCGGCAACCGATCACATTGGACAAAAACCGCTTTGATGCACTGATGCGTGTCCCGGCCCTGGCCGAATCCGCTGGGCAAATGGGGGTCCGATCGTTTCTCGATCTGACGGATTTTTTTGTCACCGACGGCGACCGGCTGAAACCTCTTCTCAAAGACTCCCCTGTCATAACGGACAACCATCCCCTGCTCGAGTTTTCTCCGGTCACCCTGCTTCCACCGCTCAAGTGGCAGACTGATGAAAGTTTTCTCAACCTTCTGCGTTACCGGGCGGATCAAAGGCCTCCCGTCACTGGATTAAACACTCTAGAGAAAGATAGATTAGAAAGAGATTTTGAAATCCGGACGGCGCAACGGTTTTCGGTGTTTGCCCGCCGCTACCACGGCCCCGGCGAGGAAGCCTTCGCCATGAAAAACTATCCTGCCGGGTTGGAAGCCATCAGAATCTATCTGGATGCGAACAAGGACGCGCCCATCAGTTTGCAGGGCGCTGAATGGAAGGATTAG
- the mtnA gene encoding methylthioribose-1-phosphate isomerase, which produces MIKTVEFIDGAARMIDQTRLPTEKVFVDCRTIEEVGHAIKTMIIRGAPAIGVAAAMGVSLGADAIEAEDFESFYAQLENKCDTLAQSRPTAVNLAWAIERMKRVARDSKNQSLPDLKKRLREEAQTVCDEDIGANQAMGGFGQSLIQDGSNILTHCNAGALATAGFGTALGVIRAAVNAGKKVNVLANETRPFLQGARLTVWELMEDHIPVKLITDSMAGYFMQQKQVDVVVVGADRIAANGDVANKIGTYMVSILAKNHNIPFYVAAPVSTLDLSLATGEQIPIEQRSAEEVTTINNKRMAPEGAAVAHPAFDVTPNHLITAIITDKGIAQPPFTESLKKLASGN; this is translated from the coding sequence ATGATTAAAACAGTCGAATTCATCGATGGCGCGGCCCGCATGATCGACCAAACCCGCCTGCCGACGGAAAAAGTTTTCGTCGATTGCCGAACCATCGAAGAGGTCGGGCATGCCATCAAAACCATGATCATCCGGGGAGCCCCCGCCATCGGCGTGGCGGCGGCCATGGGGGTGAGTCTGGGAGCCGATGCCATTGAGGCGGAGGATTTCGAGAGTTTCTACGCCCAGCTGGAGAACAAGTGCGATACCCTGGCTCAGTCGCGCCCCACGGCGGTCAACCTTGCCTGGGCCATCGAACGCATGAAGCGGGTGGCCAGGGATTCTAAAAACCAAAGCCTGCCCGACTTAAAAAAAAGATTGCGCGAGGAAGCGCAAACGGTTTGTGACGAGGACATCGGCGCGAATCAGGCGATGGGCGGTTTCGGCCAGTCCCTGATCCAGGACGGAAGCAATATTTTGACGCATTGCAATGCCGGGGCCCTGGCGACGGCAGGTTTTGGAACAGCCCTCGGGGTCATCCGCGCCGCGGTGAACGCCGGCAAAAAGGTGAACGTCCTCGCTAATGAAACCCGCCCCTTTCTGCAGGGAGCCAGGCTCACGGTCTGGGAGTTGATGGAGGATCATATTCCCGTCAAGCTGATCACCGACAGCATGGCGGGATATTTCATGCAGCAAAAACAGGTGGACGTGGTCGTGGTGGGAGCGGACCGTATCGCCGCCAACGGTGATGTGGCTAACAAAATCGGCACGTATATGGTGTCCATTCTGGCAAAAAATCATAACATTCCGTTTTACGTGGCGGCACCCGTATCGACGCTGGATCTGTCCCTGGCGACCGGAGAACAAATCCCCATCGAACAACGATCCGCCGAGGAGGTGACCACCATCAACAACAAACGCATGGCCCCCGAAGGGGCGGCGGTGGCGCATCCGGCGTTCGACGTGACCCCAAACCATTTGATCACGGCCATCATCACAGATAAAGGAATCGCCCAGCCGCCGTTTACGGAATCGTTGAAAAAACTTGCCAGCGGAAACTAG
- the ruvA gene encoding Holliday junction ATP-dependent DNA helicase RuvA, with amino-acid sequence MISHLKGTLSHKSPIHVVVDVNGVGYQVHVPLSTYYALPEPGGDVFLKIHTHVREDAFKLFGFLTDEEQMIFEKLISITKVGPKLALGILSGMPPEDLMNAVMAQDIAKIATIPGVGRKTAERLTLELKDKLADVAIEFAPSQGPSGEVGVLDDAVSALVNLGYKKPQAEKALKSIWEKNGKTTPLEDLIKESLNVLS; translated from the coding sequence ATGATCTCGCACTTGAAAGGAACCCTGAGCCACAAGTCCCCCATTCACGTGGTGGTGGATGTCAATGGCGTCGGCTATCAGGTCCATGTGCCGTTATCCACCTATTATGCCCTGCCCGAACCGGGGGGGGACGTGTTTCTAAAAATCCACACCCATGTGCGCGAGGACGCTTTCAAACTGTTCGGGTTTCTCACCGATGAAGAGCAGATGATCTTCGAAAAACTGATCTCCATCACAAAGGTCGGTCCGAAACTGGCCCTGGGAATCCTGTCGGGCATGCCGCCTGAGGATCTCATGAATGCGGTCATGGCTCAGGATATTGCAAAAATTGCCACCATTCCGGGCGTGGGACGCAAAACCGCCGAACGCCTGACTCTGGAGTTGAAAGACAAGCTGGCGGATGTCGCGATAGAATTCGCTCCCAGCCAAGGTCCCAGCGGTGAAGTCGGGGTTCTGGACGACGCCGTCTCGGCCCTCGTCAACCTGGGATATAAAAAACCCCAGGCCGAAAAAGCCCTGAAATCCATTTGGGAAAAGAACGGCAAAACCACTCCGTTGGAAGATTTAATCAAAGAAAGCCTAAACGTCCTGTCCTGA
- a CDS encoding mechanosensitive ion channel protein, translating into MNLFESLDLETLTNTYVIPWGINIALALMVFIVGRMVAGILVSLVEKLLAKAKMEQILINFISSIVSAALLIFVIAAALDKLGVDTTSIIALLGAAGLAVGLALQSSLQNFAAGVMLIVFRPFKAGDYVDAGGTAGTVETIKIFSTVLKTPDNREVIVPNGGIYGGTITNFSARATRRIDMVFGIGYDDDIRRARDVIKGILESDDRVLKDPEPLIAVGELGTNSVNFNVRPWVNSGDYWPVKFALNERIKLAFDESGISIPYPQMDVHMDK; encoded by the coding sequence ATGAATTTATTTGAATCATTGGATTTGGAAACATTAACCAACACCTACGTCATTCCCTGGGGAATCAACATTGCTCTGGCGTTGATGGTTTTTATTGTCGGGCGGATGGTTGCTGGAATCCTCGTATCGCTGGTGGAAAAACTGCTGGCCAAAGCCAAAATGGAGCAAATATTAATCAACTTTATCAGCTCGATCGTCAGCGCCGCTTTGCTGATTTTTGTCATTGCCGCGGCTTTAGACAAGTTGGGCGTCGATACCACATCTATAATTGCCTTACTGGGTGCGGCGGGTCTGGCGGTCGGTCTCGCCTTGCAGAGCTCCCTGCAGAATTTTGCCGCCGGTGTCATGCTGATCGTTTTCCGCCCGTTCAAGGCTGGTGATTATGTGGATGCCGGCGGAACGGCGGGAACGGTTGAGACCATAAAAATTTTTAGTACAGTATTAAAAACCCCCGATAACCGGGAAGTGATCGTTCCCAATGGAGGTATTTACGGCGGAACGATCACCAATTTCTCAGCGCGGGCAACGCGGCGCATCGATATGGTGTTCGGCATCGGTTACGACGACGACATCCGCAGAGCCAGGGATGTGATCAAGGGCATTCTGGAATCCGATGATCGGGTTTTGAAGGACCCCGAACCGTTGATAGCCGTGGGTGAACTGGGGACCAATAGCGTCAACTTTAACGTTCGCCCCTGGGTCAACAGCGGCGATTACTGGCCCGTTAAGTTTGCCTTGAATGAAAGGATCAAGCTGGCGTTTGATGAAAGCGGCATTTCCATTCCTTACCCGCAAATGGATGTCCATATGGACAAATGA
- the ppiC gene encoding peptidyl-prolyl cis-trans isomerase — translation MASASARHILVKSEDECNKIKQEIEGGGDFAEAAKQHSQCPSGKDGGALGEFRPGQMVPEFDEVVFRDEVGKVHGPVKTQFGYHLIEITDRKD, via the coding sequence ATGGCTTCCGCCAGTGCCCGTCACATCCTTGTAAAATCCGAAGATGAGTGCAATAAAATTAAACAGGAAATTGAAGGCGGCGGCGACTTCGCCGAAGCCGCCAAGCAGCACTCGCAATGCCCCTCCGGTAAGGACGGTGGCGCGTTGGGTGAGTTTCGTCCCGGTCAGATGGTTCCGGAATTTGACGAAGTGGTGTTCCGGGATGAAGTGGGCAAGGTGCATGGTCCAGTGAAAACCCAGTTCGGCTATCACCTGATCGAGATCACCGATCGCAAAGACTAG
- the ruvB gene encoding Holliday junction ATP-dependent DNA helicase RuvB: MNEDRMMDTAIEAEEIQYDSKLRPSSFDDYVGQEKVKENLNIFISAARMRGDALDHALFYGPPGLGKTTLANIIAAEMGANLKSTSGPVIEKSGDLAALLTNLKQGDILFIDEIHRLSNVIEEVLYSAMEDFKLDIMIGQGPSARSIKLDLPPFTLVGATTRAGLLTSPLRDRFGVVHRLDFYSEKDLETIITRSAAILDIPINPDGAGEIARRSRGTPRIANRLLRRVRDYAQVKADGVIVRGVAQKSLEMLEVDAKGLDKMDHKLLRTLIEKFNGGPVGIESLAASISEEKDTIEDVLEPYLMQSGFIHRTPRGRVATQMAYEHFGILPPAQGTQEKLF; the protein is encoded by the coding sequence ATGAACGAAGACCGCATGATGGATACCGCCATCGAAGCTGAAGAAATTCAATACGACAGCAAACTGCGTCCGTCCAGTTTTGATGACTACGTCGGACAGGAGAAGGTCAAGGAGAACCTGAACATTTTCATCTCCGCCGCCCGCATGCGCGGCGATGCTTTGGACCACGCCCTGTTTTACGGTCCGCCGGGGCTGGGTAAAACCACGCTCGCCAACATCATCGCCGCCGAGATGGGAGCGAACCTGAAAAGCACCTCCGGTCCGGTGATCGAAAAATCCGGCGACCTTGCGGCTTTGCTCACCAACTTAAAACAGGGCGACATCCTGTTCATCGACGAGATTCACCGCCTGTCCAACGTCATCGAGGAAGTGCTGTACTCGGCGATGGAGGATTTCAAACTCGACATCATGATAGGCCAGGGGCCGAGCGCCCGTTCCATCAAGCTGGATCTGCCGCCGTTCACCCTGGTCGGCGCGACCACACGCGCGGGACTGTTGACATCGCCCCTGCGCGACCGCTTCGGCGTCGTTCATCGTCTGGATTTCTACAGCGAAAAGGATCTGGAGACCATAATCACCCGCTCCGCCGCCATCCTCGACATCCCCATCAACCCGGACGGGGCCGGAGAAATCGCCCGCCGCTCACGCGGCACGCCGCGTATCGCCAACCGCCTGTTACGCCGCGTGCGCGACTACGCCCAGGTCAAGGCCGATGGGGTGATCGTCCGTGGTGTGGCGCAGAAATCTTTGGAGATGTTGGAAGTCGATGCGAAGGGGTTGGACAAAATGGACCACAAACTGCTCAGGACCCTGATCGAGAAATTCAACGGCGGTCCCGTGGGCATCGAAAGCCTGGCCGCTTCCATCAGCGAAGAGAAGGACACCATCGAAGACGTGCTCGAACCCTACCTCATGCAATCCGGATTCATCCACCGCACCCCCAGAGGCCGCGTCGCCACCCAGATGGCCTACGAGCATTTCGGCATCCTGCCACCCGCCCAGGGAACGCAGGAAAAGTTGTTTTAA
- a CDS encoding UPF0235 protein, translating to MSLNVKTCKGGIQFSAAIQPRASKNEITGVFNGALKIRLTAPPVEGEANRSCVKFLAKSLGVSASRIDIVAGVTSKNKIIHIDSMDASTFLQKVLPQTS from the coding sequence ATGTCTTTGAACGTTAAAACCTGTAAAGGGGGAATTCAGTTTTCGGCCGCCATTCAACCCAGGGCGTCTAAAAACGAAATCACCGGAGTCTTCAACGGCGCGCTGAAGATCCGGCTGACGGCACCGCCTGTGGAAGGGGAAGCCAACCGCAGTTGCGTCAAGTTCCTGGCCAAATCACTGGGGGTGAGCGCATCCCGAATAGACATCGTCGCCGGGGTGACCAGCAAAAATAAAATCATCCACATCGATAGTATGGACGCATCCACTTTTTTACAAAAAGTCCTTCCTCAGACATCTTAA
- a CDS encoding putative transcriptional regulatory protein, whose amino-acid sequence MSGHSKWASIKHKKGATDAKRGKIFTKIIKEITVAARLGGGDPEGNPRLRTAILTAKGANMPGDNVTRAIKKGTGELEGTHYDEVTYEGYGPGGTAIFMEVMTDNKNRTVSEIRALLGKRGGNLGENGCVAWMFEQKGFIAVNKSEKDEDELFELALEAGAEDMKSSDDNFEITTSVENFESVRKTLEEKGVNMEVSELTRIPQNTVPVDEKNCKQLLRLMDALDDHDDIQKVYANFDISDEVMAAIESES is encoded by the coding sequence ATGTCGGGACATTCCAAATGGGCCAGCATCAAGCACAAAAAAGGTGCTACGGATGCCAAGCGCGGCAAGATATTCACTAAGATCATCAAGGAAATCACCGTTGCGGCCCGGCTTGGCGGCGGCGACCCGGAAGGCAACCCGCGTCTTCGCACCGCGATCCTGACGGCCAAGGGAGCCAATATGCCGGGGGATAACGTCACCCGAGCGATAAAAAAAGGCACCGGCGAGCTGGAAGGCACGCATTACGATGAAGTGACTTATGAAGGTTATGGCCCTGGGGGTACGGCGATCTTCATGGAAGTGATGACCGATAATAAAAACCGCACGGTAAGCGAGATCCGGGCCCTCCTCGGCAAGCGCGGTGGAAATCTGGGGGAGAACGGATGTGTCGCCTGGATGTTTGAGCAGAAAGGGTTCATCGCCGTCAATAAGAGTGAAAAGGACGAGGACGAATTGTTTGAACTGGCGCTGGAGGCCGGCGCGGAAGACATGAAATCCAGCGACGATAACTTTGAAATCACCACCTCGGTGGAAAATTTCGAATCGGTTCGTAAGACTCTCGAAGAAAAAGGCGTCAATATGGAAGTTTCCGAGTTGACCCGCATTCCGCAAAACACCGTTCCCGTCGATGAAAAAAACTGCAAACAGCTTTTGCGCCTGATGGATGCTCTGGACGACCACGACGATATCCAGAAAGTTTATGCCAATTTCGATATTTCAGATGAAGTCATGGCGGCGATCGAAAGCGAATCCTGA
- a CDS encoding peptidylprolyl isomerase: MPVTMQRGLLVALILLVLVVAQRVGAETDPNGTEKEISFPKVVAKVNGVEIPSKIVAFQLNRAMRENQKPLSQEEERKVVMAIIDKEIVRELVYQEGKSAKLTIDPKLVDQEFQGIMEPYESREEFDKALEARQLTEEELRQSIEVDLMAKKLIDDQVRGKIQITDEDVKKYYESNKEQFFRPEAYRASHIFIATIPPDLAKKHTLEELESSKAELEKAAAKKIQNILEKVRAGGDFAELAKKHSNDIGSAEQGGDLDFIYKGVFDPAFDEAISKMKPGDISDAVKTSFGYHIIKLVDTKPAEQATFSEMEEGIQKHLFMEKAQESVGRYLQELRKKAKIEILL, translated from the coding sequence ATGCCTGTAACAATGCAAAGAGGGCTGTTAGTTGCTCTCATCCTGTTAGTTTTGGTGGTGGCACAGAGGGTTGGCGCAGAAACGGATCCAAACGGCACAGAAAAAGAGATTTCCTTTCCCAAGGTGGTCGCCAAGGTCAATGGAGTTGAAATCCCGTCTAAAATTGTGGCCTTCCAATTGAACCGCGCCATGCGGGAAAATCAAAAACCGCTTTCTCAGGAAGAAGAACGAAAAGTGGTCATGGCCATCATCGATAAAGAAATTGTCCGCGAATTGGTGTATCAGGAGGGAAAATCCGCCAAGCTAACAATTGATCCAAAACTGGTGGACCAGGAATTTCAGGGCATCATGGAACCTTATGAAAGCAGAGAGGAATTCGATAAGGCTCTTGAAGCGCGCCAATTGACCGAGGAAGAATTGCGGCAGTCCATTGAGGTGGATCTCATGGCAAAAAAGCTGATTGACGACCAGGTCCGGGGGAAAATTCAAATCACCGACGAAGACGTCAAAAAGTATTACGAGAGCAATAAGGAACAGTTTTTCCGTCCCGAAGCCTATCGCGCCAGCCATATTTTCATTGCCACGATTCCGCCGGATCTGGCAAAAAAACACACCCTTGAAGAATTGGAATCCAGCAAGGCCGAATTGGAAAAAGCCGCTGCAAAGAAGATTCAAAACATCCTTGAGAAAGTGCGCGCTGGCGGCGATTTTGCGGAATTAGCAAAAAAACACTCGAACGATATCGGAAGCGCCGAACAGGGTGGCGACCTCGATTTCATTTATAAGGGAGTGTTTGATCCGGCGTTTGATGAAGCCATTTCAAAGATGAAGCCGGGAGACATCAGCGATGCGGTGAAAACTTCTTTCGGGTACCACATTATAAAACTCGTCGACACGAAGCCCGCGGAACAGGCCACTTTTTCAGAGATGGAAGAGGGAATCCAGAAGCATTTGTTCATGGAAAAAGCCCAGGAGAGTGTCGGGCGCTATTTGCAAGAATTGAGGAAAAAGGCTAAAATTGAGATCCTTTTATGA